In Lagenorhynchus albirostris chromosome 1, mLagAlb1.1, whole genome shotgun sequence, the sequence ACCTGCAGATCAAGGCCCGGAATGAGCTGGGCGTGTACCTGTGCAACCTGACAGTGGCCGACCTCTTCTACATTTGCTCGCTCCCCTTCTGGCTGCAGTACGTGCTGCAGCACGACAACTGGTCCCACGGCGACCTGTCCTGCCAGCTGTGCGGCATCCTCCTGTACGAGAACATCTATATCAGCGTGGGCTTCCTCTGCTGCATCTCCATCGACCGCTACCTGGCCGTGGCCCATCCCTTCCGCTTCCATCAGTTCCGCACCCTGAAGGCCGCCGTGGGAGTCAGTGTGCTCATCTGGGCCAAAGAGCTGCTGACCAGCATCTACTTTCTCATGCACGAAGAGGTGGTGGAGGACCTGGACCGGCACCGCGTCTGCTTCGAGCACTACCCGCTCGAGCCCCGGCAGCGCAGCATCAACTACTACCGCTTCCTGGTGGGCTTCCTCTTCCCCATCTGCCTGCTGCTGGCCTCGTACCGGGGCATCCTGCGGGCCGTGCGCCGCAGCCACGGCACCCAGAAGAGCCGCAAGGACCAGATCCAGCGGCTGGTGCTCAGCACCGTGGTCATCTTCCTGGCCTGCTTCCTGCCCTACCACGCGCTGCTGCTCGTGCGCAGCCTCTGGGAGTCCAGCTGCCACTTCGCCAAGGGCATCTTCAACGCCTACCACTTCTCCCTGCTCCTCACCAGCTTCAACTGCGTGGCCGACCCCGTGCTCTACTGCTTCGTCAGCGAGACCACACACAGGGACCTGGCCCGCCTCCGTGGGGCCTGCCTGGCCTTCCTCACCTGCGCCAGCACTGGCCGGGCCCGGGAGGCCTACCCATTGGGTACCCCCGAGGCCCCAGGGAAGAGCGAGGAGCCCAACGTGCTGACGAAGCTCCACCCGGCCTTACAGACCTCTCAGCCACCCGGAGCGGGAGGGCCCCCAGCGGGCGGACTGGCCTAGCTGTGTCGCCCCATCACCCACGTGCGGGGCGAAGCAAGGCCTGAGCTTGCTCGACAGCTGCTGCCCACTTGGCCAAGGCAGGTGCCTCTTGCTGCTGGAGGGGACGATGGACCTGGGCCACGGGGCCCTGGGTCTGGGCCGCAGCACAACCTCTCTGGGTCCAGGGAACCTGCTGTGGCTGCCGAGTCCGACGGGGCTGCTGGTTGAGTGTGGGGATAAGCTCCGACAGTGCATGGGGGTCGTCTGCTGCCAGCTGGGCGGCTGGTGGGAGGAAGACCTGCTCACGTCCAGGAGGTTTTCAAAGAGAAGCTCGGGTGGGGGACGCAGGGTGTGAGGACATGGAGAGAGGGGCCTGGGAGATGAGAGTGGGTACCTGGGGGCACACCTGCCAGGGCCTTCCAATGCTATTGTCACAGATGACACCGGTCCAAATGCACTGGTGTAATCGGGGAGGTGACACACGAAAGTGTATTGTCATCATTCATACTTGGCCTCACTCCACGAAGGGGTGGGAAGGAAGATGAGTGGGCCCGGAGGTTGGATGGGGAGAAGGAATGTAGGGAGGCGTTTGGGGCACTgggagtgtgtgtttgtgggggacAGTGGGGGAGTAACAGGTGGAGGAGAGGCACCAGATACAGCCAAGTCACAGTTTCACAGGCGAGGAGGGTTGAGCAGATTCCCCAAGCCCCAGGGCTGATGGAAAACAAATCCTAGGGCTCCCTGGGGCTCCATAGGGCGATGTCTGTGGTCCTTTAAAGTCAGCATTGAAGTTCAAGGGCCAGGACAGAGGCCTAAAGCAGTACGTCCAGCTGAGTTCCCTACACAGATTCGCCTCAATTCATCTTGTTTCTATCTGCCTTGAAGCACCAGACCCGGAAGCCTgcgactttgtgtgtgtgtgtgtgtgtgtgtgtgtgtgtgtgtccatggtTAAAATGCCAGGGTCTCCATGACAGCTCTGCCCTAAGCCACTGAGGCTAGGGTCATGTGACTGCTGGCAGTGTCCCCTGCCACACAGACTGGAGTGCCTAGCAGTCTCTGAGAGGAGCATGACATTCTCCCCAAGTTcttagaacaaaacaaacaacacgGAGATGCATGCTCTGTTATCTCTCAGCCCAAAGCCCCGGGGTGAAGCTCCACTGTGGTTTAAATAGCCCCTGTGACAAGAAGAGGAGGGGGCCTTGGGCTCGCCTTGCCTCCTTGGTCCTTCAGCACTGCTCCTTTGCCAGAtgtcccaccccacccacctgGAGAGTGACAGTGGGCCCACGGGCCACATGCAGACCAGGGTACTGACCACCCTCTCTTGTTCTGTCCTGGAAGGCTGGTGATGGGGCTCCTGCAACTTTATGCCCAGTCTCTCCTGCAACTTTGTGCCCAATCATATTAAGCCTCTGCCTGGGGGATATACCAAGGACCAGAGGAGCTTCTTGCTCCTCCAGGGACCTGCCCACCTTTTTAGAAATGCTAGCCCTTCAGATTTCCTGGTTGGTGGGCTGGAGCCAGTTCTGACTTCCCCCAAAGACCTGGGATTTGAGCTCTCACAGCTAAGAGGCTAGGTGGGCTCAAGCCCGGGGAGGGACCAGGGATGGGAAGATAGAAGCTGGCATCAGTAGAAGATTTCTGGAATCTGTTAAAGGGCTGCCAGggagaatatttttttcaatctctcttcatgtctcccctcccctctcccagaagTAGATTCACCCTGAGTTTCTTAACCCTCCCATCAGAGGTGTCCAAAGACTGATAGCCCAGGGTGGGTGTGCCCTAAGGAAGTGGGGTTCCAGGGCTTGCTCTAGCTCCTTCTGGATGGCCTTCCATAACCTGGGGAGGTTCTCTTCCCCTTCACGGAGGAGGAACTGACCAGGTCTGCAGGTAGCAAAAAAAAGGCCACCCAGCCCCAGACCAGGATTACAAGGGCAATGACACTGGTTGAGACCTCCATGCTTCCTCATTCCAAATTTCCTCCTGTTTTGATCTTAAACATGGACATTCCCATTGGGATAAACTGGCATGAGCTGAGGGCAGTTCTATTTACTATCAAGAGTTGTATTTTTGTATTGTCCTCTCTTTTATGCCAAGTATACATGTGTTGGACCATGCAATGGATTTATGTAGCAAACTTGAGTCTGCAAATAAAGCAAAGTAACCAGCCACAGCTGGAGTGTGCTGCAGTTCTTATGGGGAGGGAGGGTCTTCTAACACCAGGGGGATCTAGAAGGCCCGTGGAATACCCAACAGAGTCAGGAAAGTCCAGGGATTGACATTCTCAGAGAAAACTTGAACAGCAATTAGGGCATGTGTCCTTGATTATCCAGTAGTGGTCAAGAAGGATGAAGCCTTCAAATGAAGTAGGGCCTTCTTCCTCTTGAGATTCATGAAGTGTCTTGAGCTCTGCAGCACATTGTTGCTAATCCACTCTGGGACTTAATTTGGCCACCTCCCCTCTGAAGACAGAACTCAGCCCTGCGGTTTGGAAAATATCATTCCCTGTCCTTGGACACAGGACCCCTTCTGCCCCCTGAATAGCTGCTCCCCACAGTGAGGGAGGGCTTGATCAGTCCCCTCATCACTAGTGAAGATTGCCAAAGCAGGGAGGCCTGTTGTACCCACCCCTTGGGGGGCTCTTCTTACTGTTCGCGTTGTGTTTGGGGAGCCCCACATTTAGTGATCAGCCTTCTTAAGCTCCAGTATCTTCTCAACAGTGGCACCTCCATGTTTATCATGAAAGATTAAATGCATCCTGTTAAAACGTAAATTTGGTTTTAGTCACTTAATCTTTCCCTGGAGTCAGATTCCTGGAGTCCTGGAGTGCTCTGGAAGAATCAATCCTTCTTCCAAACAGACTTATTGGGGATTAAGACTCCTTTCTTTCCTAAGATAAAAGGTGGAAGATGGGGTCCATCTGGTTTGGACTGAAGGTGGCAAAAGCAattagattcctttctcattcaCCACTGTTTCTTAGTAAGATGAGGGCTCATCTTCCTGTTTATACACACTGGTCTGTGGTTTGGCCAGACAAGTGTGGGAGAAATTTTCAGCACAGAATACATCCCCATCTGCTGCTTTTCTCTGGCTGGTACAACCAAGAAAGAGCCAGAATCTGGACCTCCTTGGTTCAATGCTTTTCTGAATAATGTGTTTCTTGCAGCTCATGATCCTGCAGCCTCCAGGAATTCATCTGGCAAGATGATGGTCTTTGATGGCAATAACCCTGGGGTCACAGTGGTGCCCAGTGCTCTGGGGAAATGGTGTGTCAATTCCATTTGCTTTAATTCAACAACTATCAGAAAGACGTTGGTAGATTAGACATTAGATATCAGTGTTAGAAAGTCCTGCAGAGGTCATGATCTCCAATTCCTTCCCTATGAATTATCCCCTGTATATCTCCCCAAAACGACAGCCCAGTTTTTCTGCGAGTACCACCAATGACACCAGTTCACTACTACCCAAGACAAGTTATTCCAAGGTTGGGCAGAAAATCTTAACTCCTAATGAGCCAAAGTGGAACCACTTTTCCCACTGGCCTTAGTTCTGGCCTCTGGAAAGACATGACCCTTTAGGTACTGGTATTTGAAGAAAAGTCTCATATCCTACTTCTCAGTGTTAAATCTCCAAGCTTGTATTAGACAGGGCTGGATTATACTGCAGTAACAAATATACCCCCAAATCACATTgccttaaaacaataaaagtttatCTCCTGTTCATGCAAAGTCCAACGAGCAACTACTTTCTGGCAAGTCTTTTTCCCAAGTGATGGCAGTGATTCAGGATTTGCTCATCAAGAGGTTCCATCATCTCGGGGTCTTCCCCTTCCATTCACAGAGGCAGGGGAAGCAGCACAAAAAGAATCTCACAGGGGGGTTATGGCCAAGTCTGGAAGTAGTTGGTATCCCTGCTACTCACATTCTATTGGCCAGATCCCAGTCACATGGCCCCAACCTAACTacgagggaggctgggaaatgtagcttTCCTATGTGtgcaggaagaggaagcagaattAGTGAGCATCCAGCCAGCCTCTGACACACAGATCTTCGAGCCGCCTCCACTTAGGGTTTGAGCATTCACCTTCTTGTACCTCATCTGAACAACGCCCGCTTCTTCAATTGTGGTGCTTGGATCTGAAGTGAGACAGTCTGTCCAACCCGTGCTGGGGAGAAAGGGACCATTTACCTCACTGTGCTTCTACTGACGTAATGGCCTTTCTGGCAAACACATCACATCACTGACATATACTGAGTTTATGTGGATTGCTGTTAAGCCACACCTCCATCCTGCCTAGAGCAGTGGTCTTTGGAATCTGAGAGTTAGACTCTGTGGAGCCAGTGGAACCCACATGGAATGGGCAGAAAGTAGTAGAATGCAGAGGGCTGGACTAAGGTGGGGCTGGCGGTCAGCAGGGCCTGTGCAATGAGAGGCAGGAAATGACCTCAGAGGATTGCCTTGCCCAGCTAAGCGATGAGGGGGGCACTTGACCAGAGGATAGCCGGGGTCTAAGGAGCCCTGACCCCCTTCCTGGCTCGCTTAACTTCTAATCCCACCTGCAGGGTCTGTGGGGCATGTGCACCTTGATGTGCCCAAGGTCTCCAGCCTGCCCTTGAACACCCACAGAGCATCCCAGGTACTGCTTACCAGGATTCTCTCTCAACATTCCTAGAAATGCCCAGGAATGCTCACACACCTCAGGAATCCATCCTGGTGGATACCCCAGCCCATCTCTCACCCTGGGCCTCCCCACTAGTCCTGTAGGTCACCTCTTGTCCCCCGTAACCAGCTTCTCAAGGTCAGAGCCATGCCTACCATGCTGCCTCAAATGTGGACACAGGCTTCCCCAAAGGACAGCCAAGACTAGAGTGAACTTGAGCAAAACTTTACTAAAGGCTTAGCGGGAATCATATTGTagacagaaaaacataaaaatggatCCTAGAACGCAGAGCTCCAGTGGTCCCTGGGCTGGATCCTGCTAAGGGCTCCTCTCCTGGCCCTTTCTTGCACCTTAGCCCCTGCCACAGGGCCACAGGCCTGTCTCTCCCTGCAGGGGGACCTTTGAATGCTTTGCTCCAGAACTAGGACCTGTACTCTCAGCTTTCTTTGGGCTCCACCCAGGTCTTAGCCTCTTTCCCAAATGACTTAAATCTCTCCCCATAAACTTCTGTCCACAGGGAAGATAACCTATCACAGTTATCTTCAGTAACTGAAGCCTATTACAGTCAGGCTTCAAACTTCTTCATGCCAGAATAGAATTCTGCTATTACTACTGCAAAACCAAAGGCCCGTTAGTGTGTATTCCCCAAAAATATGAgtcagggaagtcccgggagCCTTAGCAGATGATGTTTCATCTCTCTCTAGCCATCAAGATTTCAGCAATGCAGGATGCACTCTCAATCAGAGGCCCCCATTACATGGAGCTCTGCAGACCCAAATCAGGGACACGAATTGGAACTGGAGGAGACCTGGTCAGTGAGGCTTAGAGCTGAGGTGGGTTCACCGATCTGTGAGAAGTCACAAATGGAGAAGGACGGTGAGCACATTACAGTGGCCCTGATGCCACACCAGCAGGAGCACAGACACGTAGGTGGGGACTCTCCACCAGAATGACAAAGGGATGTCAGGACAGCACCCACCCCAGCTACTTCTGGCCAAAGGCTTCACCACACCGTGTGTAGGGAGCATTGGAAGTTAACCCCAGATCATTGAACTACACACTTAGGTTTTGCTGTTGAGTGTACAATTTAATTTCTATAGTATGTGTTCCACGCTTTACAACGTATGCCCCTAAAAGAATCAAACTTGACATGcttaaggaaataaaacaggcACAATAAACATTTGCGGCCATAGCTGGGAAGCAGgacaactatttctttttttttttttttttttgcaatacgcgggcctttcactgttgctgcctctcccattgcggagcacaggctccggacgcacaggctcagcggccgtggctcacgggcccagccgctccgcagcatgtggggtcctcccggaccggggcacgaacccacgtcccctgcatcggaaaccactgcaccaccagggaagtccatggacTACTATTTCTGAACTCATGTCCAGCTGCTCGCTGCTCAAAAATCAATACtcgagagacaagtgttggtagaaatggaaaatgttgcttttaatcagaaagcctgcaatctggggagaaggtggactagTGTCCCCAAAACCAGCACCAAAGATTCTGCTTGGccttgaaagtttttaaagggaaaagggaaagtcATCTCAGGTAATCATTGAGTTAGGGGATCAAACTCATTGACATCTCCCACTGCGTGAAAGGCTCGCTGACTCCTTGTCATCTTTCTTTAGATGCTACCTCGTTCACATAGTTTGTTCTTGAGAtcactgaaggggaagctagagAAGAGATCTGGTCGTCTGTTAattatattcttcatttttacttctttgatctaCAGAAAGAACCAACATCTTAGGCATGGTATTGTgtgagcaaaagatttgaaaagtgtGCTTGGGCCATAGATGAGTAGAGCAAGGGGGTGCCTGGTTTAAGTTAGTTACAATATAAttttgctaaagtgacaagacaaaagcTCTTTCCTGCCAAAAGCTGCTTCCATCACCCCATCTAGATGATCCAGCACAAGATACTGTACTGGTTCAGTACGTGAATGTAACGGGACGTGGTCAGGGATTCTGCTTCGGATTTCGTTGGGGAACGTACAGTGGGAAGTTGTGAAGGAGATAAGGGCAAACCGATGAGTTGTCCAAGAGGACTCTGTGAGTGATCTAAGCCCTGGAAGGTCCTGACCCACCCCCGGGCTCCGGGAATGTGGCTGCCCTTTTATGCAAGGAGGGCAGAGTCTGGCTCTGGTGTGGGGGGTGAGCAgatgggaaggaggtgggagaggtgTCAGGCTCTGCGGCGGGGGATCAGGATGTAAGGGggtaagggagggggaggggcacaggggaAGTGATGGGTGGAGATAAATCTTTTGCCTAAATAAACAGGATGTTGTTTGTAAAAGAGAGCATTTCGAAGGTATAAatattttgttggtggtggtgatgagtaAACCTTTAGTGAAGCCCCAGAGCTTCGTAATATACACTACACATTTGTACATTTTGCTGTTTCTTAATTAGCCTGGGGGGTTATTCAGGACCCTCTGTGTCTGCCTGGAAGTTCATTGCTCACTGGCGTCCCCGTTAGTGATTGGTCAGAAGACTCTCAGAGCAGACTGCGTGGGTAACCTGAAGAAGCCAGGGTGAGGAGGTTGAAATCAATGCCTCCTGGCACTTAGGAATAAAAGCCGAAACTGGGGACCCCAGAGGACTGTTTTACTCGGTCCACATCACCTGCATTACCCGCTGCCCCCAACCCCGACCCAGGAGGTGGGCACGCGTGACCCAGGCCAGTGTGGAGCACGTTGCTCACCCAGGGCCAGTGGTTATTTGCAAGGCTGTTGTAGAAGAAAGCCGGGGCCCTCAGGGAACTCCTCCCTAGATCCGTCTAGTACGCACCCCCCATGCCTGTAATTTGCATGGTCACCCTTGCGCCATGGTGACGTCTACCAGCTTCTGGATCATCTGGGCGTGAGTGCCATGGAAGGGCAGCCCGTCCACCTCCATGCCTAGGGTGCCCGAGACTCCGCTCCGGACTCCACGCTGCACCAGGATGCCCAACATTTTTTCTTCCTGGAGAGAAATGGGGCAGAGATAGAAGCAGTGGagggggaggaaaaagaaagaaatccatacATTTATAAGTGGAAAAAGAACGTTTGACTTGACatagtctcttttttaaaaataaaatgtttaaaaatactaACGCCACTGGAAGACTCATAGTGAAAAGTAACAGTGTCCTACATCACACCTCATGGGCTCCCCAATCCACTCCCCGGAAGCTGCTACTTTGAACAGTTTGGGCTGTTTCTTCATGTAACTATATAGTATGTTTTTTAtggaaatctgcattttcttAACAGACGCTAAAGATTCACTTCTGCAGGGGCAGCTTGGCTACTTCCTGCCAACCTAGCCCTGCCCAGCTCTGCATTATCTGCCAATGGCCTTCGTGCCAGGAAGGCCCCTGTTCCTCCTGAGAGCTCCTCCTCGCTATCAGCCTCTGTTAGCCCTGCTTCAGTCACCTTCTAGACTTTACCCCTGGAGGGAGCAGAGCCACGGAGAAAATGCAACCCCATCCTGGGCCCAGCAGGCAGAGTGGTTTAGAATCAGACAGATCTGACTTGGGTCTTTCCTGGCAGGTGTgttaaacctctctgtgcctcagtgtccccatctgtataatggggaggTGGATGATAATAGCAATGCCTCCTTagaaggttgttgtgaggattcaatgagaaaatgctggacttccctggtggtccagtgggtagggctccacgctcccaatgcagagggcctgggttcaatcccagaactagatcctgcatgcatgctgcagctaagagttcacatgccacaactaagaagtccacataccgcaactaagaagactacacaccacaactaagagtccgcatgacgcaactaaagattctgcatgccgcaactaaagatcccgcatgccacaactaagacacagcacggccaaaattaattaattaatttttaaaaaaagagaaaatgcaagtaAAGCACCTAGCAC encodes:
- the GPR68 gene encoding ovarian cancer G-protein coupled receptor 1; this translates as MRGEAPPGPKMGNVTGDNGSLSCAIDHTIHQTLAPVVYVTVLVVGFPANCLSLYFGYLQIKARNELGVYLCNLTVADLFYICSLPFWLQYVLQHDNWSHGDLSCQLCGILLYENIYISVGFLCCISIDRYLAVAHPFRFHQFRTLKAAVGVSVLIWAKELLTSIYFLMHEEVVEDLDRHRVCFEHYPLEPRQRSINYYRFLVGFLFPICLLLASYRGILRAVRRSHGTQKSRKDQIQRLVLSTVVIFLACFLPYHALLLVRSLWESSCHFAKGIFNAYHFSLLLTSFNCVADPVLYCFVSETTHRDLARLRGACLAFLTCASTGRAREAYPLGTPEAPGKSEEPNVLTKLHPALQTSQPPGAGGPPAGGLA